A window of Magnolia sinica isolate HGM2019 chromosome 13, MsV1, whole genome shotgun sequence genomic DNA:
TACTCCGGTGTTACAATGgaaacctaacttagtataaacaTAAATCTAGCTTATGTGAACATTCACATATTCTAGccaaaatctgaccgttgggagtAATATTCATCCGTAGAACAAGTCATCCATTCATTGATCTTTGAAATGAATCATCACATTATTAAAGAAACCTATTTTTAAGATTTTAATCACCTTGTTAGACAAATAAACTTGCATCCTATCATTTTTAGGACTCAAATTGTAAAATCCACTGTTCATCGGGTTTACAAAGTCCCATTGGATGATCCATCCTTTAACAATAGAAATCTAATTTTCTGGTTTCATATTCAACCACTAGATCACACCTAAACATTCTTTAGGATCCCTAGGACTATTGACAACTAAATACGAATCAATCAAACCGTTGAATTGTTTGAATCGTCAAGATGTTGAGAATTGATAAGTAgacattcatgtggtgtggcccacctaactgtTAAAATTATTAGGTATATAACTCATAGGGGTTTATGTCCCTTGAGGATGGTTCTGATTAAAGGTAGGCTATATAATTTCAatttaaagtaaaaaaaataataataaaattaaaattttacattattaAATATATTCTAATAATAACATTTAATATTATAAATTCATAGAGTAGGTGGTCCCGATCATCCAAATATATTCTTAAGATCCTTTTGATCGTTGAAATTCGGATTGGGATCAATCCAACTATTAGATCAATGAAGATCAACAAAGAAGATAAAATtcatttggtatggcccacctgagctttgaaacCACCTCATCACTAGACAGACATCTTAATTTGAGTAGTAGAGATCAATGAACTGTGTAAATCTCATAGAATTTCAATGTGGACCCACATTTCTTGTGAGTGTGCACCAAAGGGTACACCCACTTGCATTAAACCCATATGTAGGTCAAATCGGGTTTGATCTGACCGAACCCAAAAGAGGAaggtttcttccttccttttgaATTCCCATCGTACGCCATTTAAACGAatagtcactacaagaaaactggcctttaccggcggtcaaaactgcCGGTAAAGGCTTTATCGAcggtcaggacctttactgacagttgtgctggacgccgctaaatcgtcGATTTTTACTAACTACCAGAAAATTGGTCTAAagctatggataaaatccatagctaAAGATGACTAGCCCACAATACgaccgtagctattggtatctagcTCTTAAAAAATTTGCTACGGATTAGATTCGTAGCTATAGAGGTTACGGCCACTGAAAATCCGTAGCAGCAGAgaaaatttttcttatcaaaaagtaaaaaaaaaaaaaaaaaaggaaaaaaagaaaatttttttttttgtaaattttttttacaccagtctaagcagctaacataccttggttaatgttaatgatctccttgttgccaatgattgccattgtttccaagggactggtttcttctTTCGATCTTTGTTGAGCAGTGTAGCAGTAGAAGGCATCAGCACCAGTATTTTAGAGTCCTTCAGCAGTTTCAAGCCCTCAATGATATTGAGGTTCACCACCTGTGAGCGGAGGTTCTCTGTTTTGTCTACCAGAAGCTCAATCTTCTCACCACAGTCCAGAACCTGCACAAAGGGATATTACAATGGGTTTATGTTGTTCTGCACATCACAAGATTTAAATAATTTGGGGGGCTTCAAAAGACATGGCTGCATGGAGGACACTAATCTTGGCATTCTGTTGATTTGAAGCACCCTGCAGGAGATTCATTATGAAGTTCAGTTGACAGTGGTTAAACAGTGTTAGCTATAAGTGTCCAATTGTGAGCATTCATTATGTCTGAATACGAAATTCAGTGAAgtaaacaaaaatgaagcatctcTTTATATTTGATGTGAATAGCAAAGAAAAAGTAAACTAAATTAGACTAATGACTTCTGCATATAAGAAGTCATAGTTTCCAGGCTAAGAAACAAATGTCATTTTTCTTTGTTAGCTGCTGGTTGAATTGGTTGTTGTGGGAGGGAAGTTTGAGCCAGAGGTGTGGTTTCTGGATTGGCTTTGTTCGATTTGGGGTCCCCTCATGTTTTCATTAACAAATTGAAGAAGAACCAATCATAACTTTCAGCTGTGAACTTTGAAGCTACAGTACATACGAACCAAAAGGTAGTTGAACTTTGAAAAAAATCCGGTCCAATCAAACACAAGAATTAGTTTGGTGAACAACACATCCATTATGCTAAAACAAAGCCAAATCCAAGTCGGATAGTTCAAATTGATTCCATAACCAGAGAAAACTATACCACATTCCAATATGAAATAACTTTGAGATATTCAGTGATCATTCTTTTAAAACCTGTAAGAACCAGACAGTCAAGCTAGTTATCGACTGGAACCATCCACTAAAATAGGCCAACTCAGTAGGAACCCAGCTCAACTACGTGGGCAACTgtttataaaggaaaaaaaagtcaTGAGTCAAGGGTCAAACTcataattttatagtatgagcagATCTTTTGTAACCTTCTTAAATTCAGATTCAATTTTAAAAAGGATTTTATTTGGCCTATGCATTGCATACAAAAAGAATCATTTGTCAGAAAGTGTTCTACAAAAACAATGAAACATTTTGCAAAGAATCTATACTTCATGAACCAAAGTAGATCTCATAAAACTGAACCCGACTTACCCAACCCGAGTTTGGGTCATTTTGGACATTTGCATTGGAAGATCGCATCAAGTCTCCTAACCAAGAGGCTCATCATAAAACAATAATGCATTTCGAATGGGATGTCTTGAAGCAACAATAATCTATAAACAGTACTAAAAGGATGATTTTAGATTAGTACAAATTCCTAGTAATAAGAATCTTAGATGCAGAAATATCCATAAAAATGAAACAATTTGGTAAAATAAAGTTCTAGCTAACAAAATTTATGGATAATGCCAACATAAAtcctatataaaaaaaataaataaataaaaatccacaGAACAGTTGGTTACAAGAACTATAAAATATAGTTCCcttaaaagaaaagaatgagagaaaacatgatttggaaaggatgaaaagatgggaaaaaaaatcttaattaagGTAGCAAAAAATAATGGCTTTAGTAGTGGCAGTAACATAAACCTTAATGATTTGATCCTTAGAGGCAGTTAGCACCCAGTCACCATTTTGCTGTTGAGGAATGCTTTCAAAGAAAATGGTGGAGGTCCATCCTGCCAATTCACAAGAAGAACGTTTTGATGGAGAAAGTAGGTAGGCACTTGCAAAGTTGCATATTCCATGATTCTGAGAATCAACTAACTAATGGCTACAACATTTTGTCAAACAGAACTTAATTTAGTAATAGCATCAGAAAGAATAAAACACAGATAAATTCACTGTGATTAACATAAGGATGATCACTTACCATTTAGCCAAATAATTTGAGACATTTTTTTCTCCGGTTggtcaaaatttttttattttttattttagaagaAAAAATGGACAAAGGAACTTCATTCACCATAGCTTACTAAAACAGGGGGGATACAAGAATCATATCCTCATGTTGAACCTAAAACAGGAAGGACATGAATAAGAGAATCCCAACTCACCAGCATACTAAAATAGGGGGAAAAAACAGAATATCATCTCCCCTGCTGCTTTCTGCAACAATCTCCCTCACAAACCTTGCTAGTTTGTCTTGAGAAGACTGCAAGACATAAATTGCGAGAATAAATGACAACAAGAGTCCTGATCCAAATAGGACATAAAAGCCACCAGCAACATCTATCTCTGACTGCTCCTCCCATGTATATCTAACAAGCACGTGTTTCGGCCAATGTTCTGGATTCCAGAAGTTCTTATGTATGTCTTGATGAATCTTAACATGGTGGTGAGGCATGTCTATAACTCTAGCCGTGACGCCATGTAAATCATTTCCCAAGTACCTCAAGTGGATATCAATCATTGGAACTTCAGAGCTCTTGCGATTTATCACGTGAAGCCATGGTATAAGAAATTTCTCCCTTCCAACTTGAAATGATATTTTATAAGGATCTGCACCAGTGTAACCAGTAGGCTTCGGTATGGGAATCAAAACCTCACGATTTACAGCAAAGATCGGGCAGTGGTGACTGATGACATCATACCAGACAGTTCTCGAAGAGTGGTATTGGCCCATCTTGCTCATGGGGACGATGTCTCCTGgcctgtaagagagagagatccatGGAAAGGAAAGATCCTATTCTACTGGTATACTAAAATTCTCACAAATTGCTTCTGTACAAGCATTCATTGAAGGTCTATTAGAATCTTTCTTCGAGTCATTGAGGATTGTTCTTGTTGAAATCATCTCATATATGACACTAAACATTAACAAGGTTCAATATCTGCATGTTGGAAAGAAGGCACGAAACCAGTTAGAGATCAATCAATATCTACAAAGGTAACATGTGTAGTAGCAAAGTATCCATCAACGATGAGAACCTGTAAAGAGATGAGATTGATTGGCATTCTAATTAGTTTCACAAGCTTTTAATTAGATCCATTGATAAACTAATTTGGGAAATGTTCTAGCAAATTTGAACTTCTAAAGAAGAAATATTAGCTATGCATAGCATGTTCCATTAGGCGTGTATATGGGAAAAGCATCAGGATGTTTTTGGGGATTTTGGGTTAAGTCTAATGGTATATAAAtgtaatataaatttttataaatgtaACAGGTTCCTCATCTGAAAAATCCATAACAAATATACCACTAGGCTTAAATCCTAACATGATTTTTCTCaaacgatggacggagtggatgttgcactagcatcacaatggatctcattaGGCAATGTACctgctggatagtgtggatctcaTTCACATTAGTTGGCATGCCTGCATTTTTCCACATGAGAGCTATGCTAGAGCAGTCCTAATAAAATGAGATTGTCATCCAAACTCTTCAATTGTTGGCCATCTACTGCATAGCTATAATCTGtatatgagagaaagagagagtacctaATTGGAACCTTGTCCACTTGATGGATCATCTCATCTTCAGCACCTCATTCGATTCTCTTGCCATCAATCCAGATGTTTGGATGCATGATGCCTTGCTCCAGATCATACATTCTGTCCAACACCATAAACACATTAACTATAATTAAACAAACCACAACTTCATCAAAACCAGAATGAACAAGAAAAACACTCGAAAAACCAGCAATACCTGAAAAACCATATATGGGAGAGTTCAAGTAAATGTAGATATTCAAAATGTAAGACCCAATTGAGAATACCAGCAATACCCAATTTCCAAAAAGCCAGATATTAGAGTATCCAAGTGcatgtagaagttcaaaatgaGACCCAATTGAGAAGACAAGCAATACCAAATATTCAAAGAACAGATGAGAGAGTCCAAGTGCATGTACAAGTTGGAAGGTGCAGCTTTACATGAAAGGTTGCAGGCCGTGCTCTCTGTCAATTGCACACCATAAAATAGTGAAAGTTTGATCCTTTGTCTTACATCCGTACTACATACTACATACTACAAAGGTTGAAATGTAAGCTTCTGAAAGTAGTTGTATTTTCATTGGAGTTGGGAACATCACTTATTACTCTCATTCCAAAGAAAAAAGGAGTGGGTCCTTGAGGGTTTTCAGgccaatcagattgattgaa
This region includes:
- the LOC131224329 gene encoding uncharacterized protein LOC131224329 translates to MSKMGQYHSSRTVWYDVISHHCPIFAVNREVLIPIPKPTGYTGADPYKISFQVGREKFLIPWLHVINRKSSEVPMIDIHLRYLGNDLHGVTARVIDMPHHHVKIHQDIHKNFWNPEHWPKHVLVRYTWEEQSEIDVAGGFYVLFGSGLLLSFILAIYVLQSSQDKLARFVREIVAESSRGDDILFFPPILVCW